From one Tiliqua scincoides isolate rTilSci1 chromosome 14, rTilSci1.hap2, whole genome shotgun sequence genomic stretch:
- the LOC136634427 gene encoding T-box-containing protein TBX6L-like: MVVVEAKGSPRLLLVTKPGSVLLSFPKDTKVLPDRLEAAPHQSSIVATLEDADLWLKFHQVGTEMIITKSGRRMFPQIKIKVSGLIPYAKYLMLIDFVPLDNFRYKWNKDQWEVAGKAEPQLPCRTYIHPDSPALGSHWMKEPISFQKLKLTNNTLDQHGHIILHSMHRYKPRFHAMQADDLFSSRWSLFQTFSFPETAFTSVTAYQNEKITKLKIYNNPFAKGFREHGKNTRREGRAPKSSPAKGQKRTLVEDPTPGMEEPDFGRVRNVEVKEEHQNITSNSSYPGWVSGQCSHRTGPAESPTQRDPGQPTAQEQPVLTPASAPSSQAYRLQEVGTAPVPPAPFPDTRPFCEFRARPHPPDFATVPDQDFKLLPDGLANPSPLPTPLPPPQDYAGGVSTTVDTAGKAGPHRALYNPYIPDQGLNQWVVPPHPPYRAVSYSTFPTEYSRDGAVGHGTMSDWSQYPLLPYTCW, from the exons ATGGTGGTTGTCGAGGCCAAGGGCTCCCCCAG ACTCCTGCTGGTCACCAAACCTGGTTCTGTCCTCCTTTCCTTCCCAAAAGACACAAAAGTGCTGCCTGACCGCCTGGAAGCCGCCCCTCACCAGAGCTCCATAGTGGCCACCCTGGAGGACGCGGACCTCTGGCTGAAGTTTCATCAGGTGGGAACCGAAATGATCATCACCAAGTCTGGAAG aCGGATGTTCCCACAAATCAAGATCAAAGTCTCTGGTTTGATCCCTTATGCCAAATACCTGATGCTGATCGATTTCGTGCCCTTGGACAACTTCAGGTACAAG TGGAATAAAGATCAGTGGGAGGTGGCCGGGAAAGCCGAGCCGCAGCTCCCCTGCCGGACTTACATCCACCCGGATTCCCCtgctctgggcagccactggaTGAAGGAGCCCATCTCCTTCCAGAAGCTCAAGCTGACAAACAACACCTTGGACCAGCATGGACAT ATCATCCTGCACTCCATGCACCGCTACAAGCCCCGCTTCCATGCCATGCAAGCAGACGACCTGTTCAGCAGCCGCTGGAGCCTCTTCCAGACGTTCAGCTTCCCAGAGACGGCCTTCACCTCAGTCACTGCCTACCAAAATGAGAAG ATCACAAAGCTCAAGATCTACAACAACCCCTTTGCAAAAGGCTTCCGTGAGCACGGGAAGAACACGCGCAG GGAGGGAAGAGCTCCAAAGAGCAGCCCAGCCAAAGGTCAGAAGAGGACCCTGGTTGAAGACCCCACACCTGGCATGGAGGAGCCAG ATTTTGGAAGAGTCAGGAACGTGGAGGTGAAGGAAGAACACCAGAACATCACCAGCAACAGCAGCTACCCTGGCTGGGTCTCCGGGCAATGCAGCCACCGCACAGGCCCTGCAGAGTCCCCAACACAGAGGGACCCGGGACAGCCGACAGCCCAGGAACAGCCCGTGCTAACGCCAGCCTCAGCCCCTTCCTCCCAGGCATACAG gctccaggaggtgggcaCTGCACCGGTTCCgccagcccccttcccagacaccAGGCCTTTCTGCGAATTTCGAGCCAGGCCTCACCCACCAGACTTTGCCACGGTGCCCGATCAAGACTTCAAGCTGCTGCCCGATGGCCTGGCCAACCCGTCGCCGCTGCccacccctcttccccctccccaggactACGCCGGAGGGGTCAGCACCACTGTCGACACTGCCGGAAAAGCAGGACCCCACCGAGCACTGTACAACCCATACATTCCTGACCAAGGCCTCAACCAGTGGGTGGTGCCTCCACACCCCCCATACAGGGCCGTGAGCTACTCTACTTTCCCCACAGAGTACAGCAGAGATGGGGCCGTGGGCCACGGAACCATGTCGGACTGGAGCCAGTATCCCTTGTTACCCTACACCTGCTGGTGA